A window of Malania oleifera isolate guangnan ecotype guangnan chromosome 5, ASM2987363v1, whole genome shotgun sequence contains these coding sequences:
- the LOC131155859 gene encoding uncharacterized protein LOC131155859 has product MVFLKIAPIKGVMRFGKKGKLSPRYIRPFEILERIRPVAYRGALPPSLSKVHDVFHVSVLRKYMPDPSHMLSYEPLEIRDALAYEEVPVQILDQNVRKLHTKEIALVKVMWWNHVVEEASWELETKILQKYPQLFSEDQ; this is encoded by the coding sequence ATGGTATTCCTGAAGATTGCCCCaataaaaggggtgatgaggtttgggaaaaaggggaaaTTAAGCCCTCGATATATTAGGCCATTTGAGATCTTAGAGAGGATAAGACCAGTTGCTTATCGAGGGGCGTTACCCCCATCATTATCCAaagttcatgacgtgtttcacgtgtcaGTACTAAGAAAGTACATGCCAGACCCTTCGCACATGCTAAGCTATGAACCTCTGGAGATCAGAGACGcattagcatatgaggaggtaccggttCAAATTCTGGACCAGAATGTACGAAAGCTACATACTAAGGAGATAGCATTAGTGAAAGTGATGTGGTGGAACCAtgtagttgaggaggcttcttgggagctagaGACAAAAATActtcagaagtacccacaacttttcAGTGAGGATCAGTAA